DNA from Coffea arabica cultivar ET-39 chromosome 10c, Coffea Arabica ET-39 HiFi, whole genome shotgun sequence:
CCCTTCCTGTGATTATAAGGAAGATGTAATTGATGGCTCTTGTTCTGGCATCGGTTGCTGCCAGACTGATATCCCACCAGGGGCATGGAATATTAATGTGAGCTTGACCAGTCTTAATAACCACACCAAGGTGTGGGATTTCAATCCTTGCAGCTACGCTTTTGTGGTCGAAGAGAAGGCTTTCAATTTTTCTGCAAGTAACCTCACCAACttaagcaatgatttaagtctTCCCGTCGTGGTGGATTGGACCATTGAGGAGGGGTCATGTGAAGTTGCCCAAAGAAACACGACCTCTTATGCATGCTCTGGTAAAAACAGTCACTGTTACGAACCTTTTAAGGGGTTGGGATACCGTTGTTCTTGCGATCAAGGATACGAAGGCAACCCATATCTCCCTGATGGTTGCCAAGGTATGTGCGAAAATTTTGTTAAACTCGTCTAATTAACcagtatgtatatgtgtgtttcaattcacatttcaaaTTATGCTTCtgctttctattttttattgaaTTCGACAGATATTAATGAATGCCAAGATCCAACTCTACACAATTGTACGAAGAATAGTGTTTGTCACAACACATTGGGCAACTACACATGTCCTTGTCTCAAAGGGTATCATGGTGATGGGAGAGGTGGAGATGGCTGCAGTCCTGACCAAATAAATTGGTCTATGATTGTTTCAGGTTAGTCTACACTTTGAAATGATTGGAGAAGCAAAGGAGAATTTATCACTATGGATTGAACCATCTCTTAAGTGGTGTGATAAATATGTGCTGTATCATGAGAGTattaaaacaaaatgaagatttcttgaaACCCGTTCCATTTGGTTTAAGATGGCAACTAATCATAGTATAAGAGAGAAAGAAacctaattcttttctttaccaGGTAGTGAAAGAACATGAAACTTGATAATCACTTGCAAAATTAGAGTCTTTAGCTGCAAAGCATCCGATAGATCTCATCATTTGCTAatttttcagtcaaatttgtcAACAGGTGTTGGCATAGGCACAGCAATTCTACTTTTCTGCTGCTTTTATTTGTGTTTGGAATTgaggaaaagaagggaaaacagATTGAAGGAGGAGTTTTTCCGgaaaaatggtggattaatgCTACAGCAACGACtggctcaagaaggaagaaacacaAATGTTGCTAGAATTTTCACTCTTGAAGAACTACGAAAGGCAACCAATAATTTCGAGGAAACTCGAATTATTGGTCGTGGAGGATACGGCACAGTTTTCAAAGGAATCTTAGTAGACCATAATTCTTGTACTGTTGCCATTAAGAGGTCCAGAGAAGTTAACGAAAATCAAGTTGATCAATTTATTAATGAGGTGATTATGCTTTCCCAAGTTAATAGTAGAAATGTCGTTAAACTTCTAGGATGTTGCTTAGAGACGGAAGTGCCATTACTTGTTTATGAGTTCATCGACAATGGTACTCTCTCCGAGCATTTAAGCAGCACAACAAAATCACAGCATCTTTCTTGGAATATCCGATTAAGAATAGCATCAGAAATTGCTGGAGTTCTCTCATATTTGCACTCAGTAGCTTCACCACCGATTATCCATAGAGATATCAAATCGGCAAACATACTTCTAGATCAAAACTACACTGCAAAAGTCACAGACTTTGGAATATCAAAATTGGCTCCTTTAGATGAAAATCAAGTATCTACAATGGTGCAAGGAACATTTGGCTACTTGGACCCCGAGTACATGCTAACAGGATTGTTGACAGAGAAAAGTGATGTTTACAGCTTTGGGGTAGTTCTTATAGAGCTACTGACAAGTGAGAAGGCATTATCATTGGATAGAGTGGAGGAAGAGAAGTTTCTTGCGAATTACTTCATTTCTTCACTGAAAAGTGGTCACTTGGTCCAGGTTCTTGATCGCAACATTATGTTCGATGTAAGTATTGAGCTTTTGAAAGAAGTTGCAATGATTGCGAAATCTTGCTTGAGTATAAAAGGTGATGATAGACCATCTATGAAGAATATAGCAAGAGAACTTGAGGTATTGGAAATAAGAGCAAAGCAATCTCCAATTCAAGTTTCTAAGATTGATTTCACCGACACTGAGGCCTCCTTGCTTGGTATGCAATCAACAAAAGCATATATCGACAGTGGTGATTCTAGCTGCATACATACTGAGAGTCATAGCATAATGGAGCATATGATGGTACCAATTGCTGGTGGGAGATGAATGATAGGGTGTTCTGGAGCTGCAAGTTTCGACTTTCGAGTTCTGGTGCACTTCTTCATTTATTATTACGAGTTCCTCCTAGAAATGTCAAATGGAGTTGAATTTTCAGCagttttcttgcaattaatTTTGATTGTGTGCGAGTAGATTATTTGATCCAAGGCCTCTCAAGTTGAATTGTAGTTCAGTTCTGCTGGGTAATGTAACTCTTACAATATTTAGtgtaaaatggtataaatttggTCTAAGCATAAATTTTGTCACTCATACGGCTGAGTTGGTGTAAAAATCACGATTAAATCAAAACCATATGAGTTTACACTGGAAGTTATAAGAATTAATCAACTGAACCTAACTACAGAGACCTCAACTTGAGGGCACCACTTCAGCAGATAATGATAATTATTTTTACATGACtgattaaacaaataaaaagtgGTACTATTGAGATAAGGAGAATAAAAAGCACCAGCAACCTGTTGGATGCTGCACCTTCTCACTATTAGCCTAAACCTCCATTCCCGCTGTACTGATATGACAGCTTTCTCCTTGAAGTTTATTTATTGAAAGCTCTTAAAAATATCCAG
Protein-coding regions in this window:
- the LOC140015692 gene encoding wall-associated receptor kinase 2-like, with amino-acid sequence MGFNRFILPMLLHLVIALMLSSASTLTPPTFPIAMPGCKDHCGNVSIPFPFGITEDCYLNKYFFINCTNSSTSVPQTVLQNAVDVTEISLEGQVHLMQDIASDCYDKNGSLLDNISPWTRLSKRFTFSSTANKFIVVGCDALALVKGFGQNRSYATGCIPSCDYKEDVIDGSCSGIGCCQTDIPPGAWNINVSLTSLNNHTKVWDFNPCSYAFVVEEKAFNFSASNLTNLSNDLSLPVVVDWTIEEGSCEVAQRNTTSYACSGKNSHCYEPFKGLGYRCSCDQGYEGNPYLPDGCQDINECQDPTLHNCTKNSVCHNTLGNYTCPCLKGYHGDGRGGDGCSPDQINWSMIVSGVGIGTAILLFCCFYLCLELRKRRENRLKEEFFRKNGGLMLQQRLAQEGRNTNVARIFTLEELRKATNNFEETRIIGRGGYGTVFKGILVDHNSCTVAIKRSREVNENQVDQFINEVIMLSQVNSRNVVKLLGCCLETEVPLLVYEFIDNGTLSEHLSSTTKSQHLSWNIRLRIASEIAGVLSYLHSVASPPIIHRDIKSANILLDQNYTAKVTDFGISKLAPLDENQVSTMVQGTFGYLDPEYMLTGLLTEKSDVYSFGVVLIELLTSEKALSLDRVEEEKFLANYFISSLKSGHLVQVLDRNIMFDVSIELLKEVAMIAKSCLSIKGDDRPSMKNIARELEVLEIRAKQSPIQVSKIDFTDTEASLLGMQSTKAYIDSGDSSCIHTESHSIMEHMMVPIAGGR